The Gemmatimonadaceae bacterium genomic sequence GCGGCCAGCAGCGTCAGGTAGGTCTCGACAATGGCGTCGTCCCATGAAAGTCCATCGCCTCGCGCGCGTCGCAACGTGGGCGCGCCCAACTCGAACGTGACGGCAAAGTCCGTGGCGTACTCGCGCGCGATACCGTCGTGATCCGCGGCGAGCACCATGACGGCGCGCAGGCCGCGGGTTGGCGCAGCCGCGACATCCTGCGACGTCGCGCGGCCGAGTCCCCCGGGATGCGCGAGGCGAATGGCGGCATACACATGGGCCGCATCGCGCACCGTGGTTCGCCGCAACACGCGCGCCACGCGGCCGCGCAGCGTCCCGCCGCGCGGATCGAGAGCGGCCCGCGCAAGCGGCGCGAGCAGCAGGATGATACCGAGATTCGTATTGGCGCGCGTCCAACCCGCGGTCGCGAGGCAGGCTCCGTAGATGGTGGCACCGAGCGTGCGGCGTCGCGCGAGCAGGAACGCAGGCCCAATCGCGGCGGCGCTGGCGAGGAAGTGCTCGTAGCGCGTGTCGTGAAAATGCGTGCGGGCGGGTGGCGCAACGTTACCGGGTTTTTGTGCGCTGGCCTCG encodes the following:
- a CDS encoding triphosphoribosyl-dephospho-CoA synthase, translating into MARASDSYLHRRRPSDRRSFARRVSRQTLTPNRRTPVRPATAADVASAAQLACLLEASAQKPGNVAPPARTHFHDTRYEHFLASAAAIGPAFLLARRRTLGATIYGACLATAGWTRANTNLGIILLLAPLARAALDPRGGTLRGRVARVLRRTTVRDAAHVYAAIRLAHPGGLGRATSQDVAAAPTRGLRAVMVLAADHDGIAREYATDFAVTFELGAPTLRRARGDGLSWDDAIVETYLTLLAAAPDTHVARKVGNAEAAAISRRSRAVLAAGGVRSAAGRLRAAAFDRALRDPSNSRNPGTTADLTAAAIFAVLLEGGWS